The Streptomyces sp. GSL17-111 region GCCAGCTCGTTGCGCCGGGCCGCGAGCAGCGCCAGCCGCAGCGCCGCGCGGCCGTGACCGGCCTCCGCGGCACGGGCCCACCACAACGCCGCCTCGGGCTCAGCGCCCTCGCGCGCCAGCAGCAGCCCCAGGTTGAAGGCGCCGCTGGAGCTGCCCTCCTCGGCCGCCGCGCGGTACCAGTGCGCTGCGGCCACCACGTCGCCCCGTGCGGCCGCGCACATGCCGACCCGCACCTGCGCACGGCGGTGACCGGCCCCGGCGGCCTCCGCGTACCAGCGCTCGTACTCCGGCACGCCGTCCTGCGGCGGCCTGCCGGCGCTGCGGTGCTCCAGGAGCGAGGCCAGCCGGAACGCCCCCTCCACGCTGCCGCCCTCCGCCGCACGGCGCAGCACGTGCTCGGCCGCGTTCTCGTCGCCCTCCCGCAGGAGCGAGCCGCCGACCTGCAGCGCGGCCTCCGCGTGCCCCACCTCGGCCGCCTGCCGGTACCAGCGCATGGCCTCGTCCAGCGCGCCGCGACCGGAGTGCAGGATGCCCAGGTTGAAGGCGGCGTCCACGCTGCCGCCCTCGGCGGCCTTGGAGAACCACGGCTCCGCACCGTCGGTGTCGCCTCGCTGGAGGAGGAGGACGGCCAGGGCGTTGGCCGCCTCGGTGTGCCCGGCGTAGGCGGCCTTGCGGTACCACTGCTCGGCCTGCGCCTCCCGGCCCTGGCCCGCGCAGAGCAGGCCGAGGTTGAAGGCGCCGTTGATGTCACCGGCGTCCAGGGCCGCCACGTACCACCGCTCCGCCTCCGGCCGCTGGCCCCGTTCGGCGTGGAGAGCGCCGAGAGCGTTGGCCGCGTTGCCGTCACCCTCCCGGGCCGCGCGGCGCCACCACTCCTCAGCGGCCTCCTCGTTGCCCGCGTCGCGCAGCAGGAAGCCGAGCGCGCACGCCGCGCCGGGCTCCCCCTCACCGGCGGCGATCAGGTACCAGCGCCCCGCCTCCCGGGTGTCCCCCCGCTCCTCCAGGAGTACACCGAGGCGCAGCGCGGCGCCGCTGTGCCCCCGCGAGGCGGCCTGCCGGAACCACGGCTCGGCCGTCTGCGCACCCCCCTCGGAGGCGGTCAGCAGGTGCAGTCCCACCCGGTGGGCGGCCTCGCGGTGACCGCCCTCGGCGGCGGCCCTGAACCAGGCCTCGGCGCCGTCCTCACCACGGTGGTCGAGCAGTTCGGCCAGGGCATAGGCGCCCAGCGTGTGCCCGGCCTCGGCCGACTGCCTCAGCCAGTAGCACGCGGCGGACTCGTCACCGCACTCGCGGTGATACCTGCCCAGTGCGTGGGCGGCGGCGGCGGATCCGGCCACGGCCGCGGTACGCCAGCACGCGGCGGCGTCCTCGGTGCGACCGCGCTGGTGCAGCAGGACGCCCAGGTTGTTCACGGCCGCCCGGTCCCCTGCGGCGGCGGCGGCACGCAGGTGCGGCTCGGCCTCGTCGAGCTCCCCCCGCCGCAGCAGATCCGCGCCGAGCGCGCTCAGCGCCGGCACGCCGTGGACCGGCGAAGACGTCGATTCAGCGGCTGCGACGGATGCGACGGTGAGGACGTCCCGGGCGTCATCGACCTCCGCGACGTAACGGGCATCCCGGCACGCTGCGCGATCAAGCCTTGTCATCTCCCCCATAACGTCCATCGTCGCACCACCTGCCGCCCGGGTACATCTGGTATGCCGCAAC contains the following coding sequences:
- a CDS encoding tetratricopeptide repeat protein yields the protein MPALSALGADLLRRGELDEAEPHLRAAAAAGDRAAVNNLGVLLHQRGRTEDAAACWRTAAVAGSAAAAHALGRYHRECGDESAACYWLRQSAEAGHTLGAYALAELLDHRGEDGAEAWFRAAAEGGHREAAHRVGLHLLTASEGGAQTAEPWFRQAASRGHSGAALRLGVLLEERGDTREAGRWYLIAAGEGEPGAACALGFLLRDAGNEEAAEEWWRRAAREGDGNAANALGALHAERGQRPEAERWYVAALDAGDINGAFNLGLLCAGQGREAQAEQWYRKAAYAGHTEAANALAVLLLQRGDTDGAEPWFSKAAEGGSVDAAFNLGILHSGRGALDEAMRWYRQAAEVGHAEAALQVGGSLLREGDENAAEHVLRRAAEGGSVEGAFRLASLLEHRSAGRPPQDGVPEYERWYAEAAGAGHRRAQVRVGMCAAARGDVVAAAHWYRAAAEEGSSSGAFNLGLLLAREGAEPEAALWWARAAEAGHGRAALRLALLAARRNELAESRRWCARAVELGPAAVAERAARLSDALHSELSA